A genomic segment from Methanotorris formicicus Mc-S-70 encodes:
- the ilvC gene encoding ketol-acid reductoisomerase has product MVKIFYEKDATYDAVKDKIIAVIGYGSQGRAQSLNMKDSGLNVVVGLRPNGASWNKAINDGHEVMTIEEAAEKADIIHILIPDEVQPKVYNEQIKPYLKEGKTLSFSHGYNIHFGLITPPEGVNVIMVAPKSPGAMVRKTYEEGFGVPGLVCVEKDYTGNALDMALGMAKGIGLTRAGVILTTFREETETDLFGEQVVLCGGVTELIKAAFETLVEAGYAPEMAYFETCHELKLIVDLIYQKGLQGMWNDVSNTAEYGGLTRRARVINEESRKAMKEILKEIQEGKFAKEWGLENIAGRPHLNAMRRLEKEHLIEKVGKDLRKMCGLEKE; this is encoded by the coding sequence ATGGTAAAGATATTCTATGAAAAAGATGCTACTTACGATGCAGTAAAAGATAAAATAATAGCAGTTATTGGTTATGGAAGTCAGGGAAGAGCACAATCCTTAAACATGAAAGATAGTGGATTAAATGTTGTAGTTGGTTTAAGACCAAACGGGGCATCATGGAATAAGGCAATAAATGATGGACATGAGGTAATGACAATAGAAGAGGCTGCAGAGAAAGCAGATATAATCCATATCCTTATACCAGACGAGGTTCAACCAAAGGTCTACAATGAGCAAATAAAACCCTACCTAAAAGAAGGAAAAACATTGAGTTTTTCACATGGATACAACATTCACTTTGGGCTAATAACTCCACCAGAAGGGGTTAATGTTATCATGGTTGCTCCAAAATCACCAGGGGCAATGGTAAGAAAAACTTATGAGGAAGGATTTGGTGTTCCAGGTTTAGTTTGTGTTGAGAAAGACTATACAGGAAATGCATTGGATATGGCATTAGGAATGGCAAAAGGTATTGGTTTAACAAGAGCAGGAGTAATTTTAACAACATTTAGAGAGGAAACAGAAACAGATTTATTCGGAGAGCAAGTTGTTTTATGTGGTGGAGTTACAGAGTTAATTAAGGCAGCATTTGAAACACTTGTTGAGGCAGGATATGCTCCTGAAATGGCATACTTTGAGACATGCCATGAGTTGAAGTTGATTGTTGATTTGATATATCAAAAAGGATTACAAGGTATGTGGAACGACGTTTCAAACACCGCAGAATACGGTGGATTAACAAGAAGAGCAAGAGTTATAAATGAAGAATCAAGAAAAGCAATGAAAGAAATCTTAAAAGAAATACAAGAAGGTAAATTTGCAAAAGAATGGGGCTTAGAAAACATTGCAGGAAGACCACACTTAAATGCAATGAGAAGATTAGAGAAGGAGCATTTAATTGAGAAGGTTGGAAAAGATTTAAGAAAGATGTGTGGATTGGAGAAGGAGTAA
- the ilvN gene encoding acetolactate synthase small subunit, producing the protein MEHRHVISALVLHKPGVLQRISGLFTRRGFNIASITVGITENPEIARMTIVVKGDDKVLEQVIKQLNKLIDVIKVSDMDEKKTVQRELCLIKVYAPTESAKSQVIQYTNIFRGKIVDLSAETLTVEITGDEDKINAFIDLIRPLGIKEMARTGLTALIRGPKILKPKK; encoded by the coding sequence ATGGAACATAGACATGTTATCTCAGCGTTGGTTTTGCATAAACCCGGAGTTTTGCAGAGGATTTCAGGATTATTTACGAGGAGAGGTTTTAATATTGCGAGTATAACTGTTGGAATAACGGAAAATCCTGAAATAGCAAGGATGACAATTGTTGTTAAAGGTGATGATAAGGTTCTTGAGCAGGTAATTAAGCAGTTGAATAAACTCATTGATGTTATAAAAGTTAGCGATATGGATGAGAAAAAGACGGTTCAAAGAGAACTTTGTTTAATAAAAGTATATGCTCCAACAGAAAGTGCAAAGTCACAAGTTATCCAATATACAAACATATTTAGGGGGAAAATCGTCGATTTGAGTGCAGAAACTTTGACAGTTGAGATTACTGGGGATGAGGATAAGATAAATGCATTTATTGATTTGATTAGACCTTTGGGTATAAAAGAAATGGCAAGAACCGGTTTAACAGCACTCATTAGGGGGCCAAAGATACTAAAGCCAAAGAAATAA
- a CDS encoding acetolactate synthase large subunit translates to MKGAEGIIKALEAEGVKILFGYPGGAMLPFYDALYESDLIHILTRHEQAAAHAADGFARASGEPGVCVSTSGPGATNLVTGVATAYADSSPVIALTGQVPTHLIGNDAFQEIDALGLFMPITKHNFQIQRPEDIPSTFRAAFEIATTGRPGPVHIDLPKDVQEREFDINKYPIPTIVDLPGYKPTTVGHPLQIKRAAKLIAEAERPVIIAGGGVNIANASEELIKLSELARIPVCTTLMGKGSFPEDHPLSLGMVGMHGTKAANYCVTESDILIAIGCRFSDRITGDIKSFAPYAKIIHIDIDPAEIGKNVRVDVPIVGDAKIVLRDLIANLMRCEIKNKESWMERVKELKKASIPFMEYDDKPLKPQRIVKELMDALKEIDPNLKKTIITTDVGQNQMWVAHYFKVKNPRTFLSSGGLGTMGFGFPSAIGAKVAKPNYNVIAVTGDGGFLMNSQELATIREYDIPIVICIFDNRTLGMVYQWQNLYYGKRQCEVHLGESPDFVKLAESYGIKGRKITNPEEIKEALLEAIKSNEPYLLDFIIDPSEALPMVPPGGRLTNIVQPVREEPKIRRACFDDIKDVREEIKEHS, encoded by the coding sequence ATGAAAGGAGCAGAAGGTATCATAAAAGCATTGGAGGCAGAAGGGGTTAAGATACTCTTCGGATATCCAGGAGGAGCAATGTTGCCTTTTTATGATGCATTATATGAGAGTGATTTAATCCACATCTTAACAAGGCACGAACAGGCAGCAGCACATGCAGCAGATGGTTTTGCAAGGGCGAGTGGAGAACCAGGAGTTTGCGTATCAACCTCAGGACCAGGAGCAACTAATTTGGTTACTGGAGTTGCAACAGCCTATGCAGACAGTTCTCCAGTTATAGCATTGACAGGGCAGGTTCCCACTCATTTGATTGGTAATGATGCATTTCAGGAGATAGATGCCCTTGGTTTATTTATGCCAATTACGAAACACAACTTCCAAATCCAAAGACCAGAGGATATTCCTTCAACATTTAGGGCAGCATTTGAGATAGCAACAACAGGAAGGCCGGGACCAGTCCATATTGACTTACCAAAGGACGTTCAGGAGAGAGAATTTGACATTAACAAATATCCAATCCCAACAATTGTTGATTTACCAGGATACAAACCAACAACAGTAGGACATCCACTCCAAATAAAAAGAGCGGCAAAATTAATCGCTGAGGCAGAGAGACCTGTAATTATTGCAGGTGGGGGAGTAAATATTGCAAATGCAAGTGAGGAACTTATTAAACTCTCAGAACTTGCAAGGATTCCTGTATGCACAACATTAATGGGTAAGGGAAGTTTTCCAGAGGATCATCCACTTTCCCTTGGAATGGTAGGAATGCATGGAACAAAGGCAGCAAACTATTGTGTTACTGAGAGTGATATTCTAATTGCAATTGGTTGTAGGTTCTCAGATAGAATAACAGGAGATATAAAGTCATTTGCTCCTTATGCAAAGATAATACATATTGATATTGACCCTGCAGAGATTGGGAAGAACGTTAGGGTTGATGTTCCAATAGTTGGAGATGCAAAGATTGTATTGAGGGATTTAATAGCCAATTTAATGAGATGTGAGATTAAGAATAAAGAATCATGGATGGAGAGGGTTAAAGAACTAAAAAAGGCATCAATTCCATTTATGGAGTATGATGATAAGCCATTAAAACCCCAAAGAATAGTTAAGGAGTTGATGGATGCTTTAAAGGAAATTGACCCAAATTTAAAGAAAACAATTATAACCACCGATGTTGGGCAAAATCAGATGTGGGTTGCACACTACTTTAAAGTTAAGAATCCAAGGACGTTTTTATCCTCCGGTGGTTTGGGGACTATGGGCTTTGGATTTCCATCTGCAATAGGGGCAAAAGTTGCTAAACCAAACTATAACGTTATTGCAGTAACTGGAGATGGCGGGTTTTTAATGAACTCCCAAGAACTCGCTACAATAAGAGAGTATGACATACCTATTGTAATATGTATCTTTGATAATAGAACACTTGGAATGGTTTATCAGTGGCAAAACCTATACTATGGAAAGAGGCAGTGCGAAGTTCACTTGGGAGAGAGTCCTGACTTTGTTAAGTTAGCGGAGAGTTATGGAATAAAAGGGAGAAAAATAACAAATCCTGAAGAAATAAAAGAGGCATTATTGGAGGCAATAAAAAGCAATGAACCATATTTATTGGACTTTATAATAGACCCGAGCGAAGCATTACCAATGGTTCCACCTGGAGGAAGATTAACGAATATCGTTCAGCCAGTTAGGGAGGAGCCTAAAATAAGAAGGGCATGCTTTGATGATATAAAGGATGTTAGGGAAGAAATTAAGGAACATAGTTAA
- a CDS encoding MTH1187 family thiamine-binding protein: MVVAEVSIVPIGEGPSVSKYVKKAIGVFKKYNLKVETHAMGTVLEGDLDEVLEAFKEAHRTVLNDSKRVLSTLKIDERKDKENTMERKLRAIGEL; the protein is encoded by the coding sequence ATGGTGGTTGCAGAAGTTTCAATAGTTCCAATAGGAGAAGGCCCAAGTGTCTCAAAGTATGTTAAAAAAGCAATAGGGGTTTTTAAAAAATACAACTTAAAAGTAGAGACGCATGCTATGGGAACAGTTTTAGAAGGAGATTTAGATGAGGTTTTAGAGGCATTTAAAGAAGCACATAGGACAGTTTTAAATGATTCGAAAAGAGTTTTAAGCACTTTAAAAATAGATGAAAGGAAAGATAAAGAAAATACCATGGAAAGGAAATTGAGAGCAATTGGGGAGTTATAA
- a CDS encoding carbamoyltransferase C-terminal domain-containing protein, protein MILGIHDGHNASASLIDNDKIIYAISEERFTRKKNQRGFPKNSIEHILKNANIGDIEAIAIGGIFRKGNRLRALKKFQEKMQIPTLYFHHHLCHASLYQLSNFKECIVLTIDGGGDGLSATVSIANKNGLEIIAQSDLIDSVGDFYASITELLGFKPMEDEGKVMCLSSYDGSDDIDLKVIDYNPKTKSFKNYLGVIGYEATKALKKLIGYDDSFEFKVRVSKYAQRTLEDVVLKLIRSFVDETGIENVVFSGGVAQNVKLNMKVNEIANLYIPPFMGDEGLSVGAPLLMKKCRIDLKNTYLGIEIDNDEIANKLESVKDKYKIRYLEEEEIPEVVGDLIANNKIVCICRGKMEFGPRALGNRSIIALPTKENAEKINKILKRSEFMPFAPTILYEHVDEYLENPTYSPFMTMLFKVKEESREKINGVVHVDNTTRPQTLKREVNPTYYDIINHVFESKGVPVVLNTSFNMHGEPIVGTVDDALRTFRYVGDALLLGNYLMEKIYI, encoded by the coding sequence ATGATTCTTGGCATACATGATGGACACAATGCAAGTGCCTCATTAATAGATAACGATAAAATCATCTATGCAATAAGTGAAGAGAGATTCACAAGAAAAAAGAACCAACGTGGATTCCCAAAAAACAGCATAGAGCATATTTTAAAAAATGCCAATATTGGGGATATTGAAGCTATTGCAATTGGCGGGATTTTTAGAAAGGGAAATAGATTGAGAGCATTAAAAAAATTCCAAGAAAAGATGCAAATTCCTACGCTTTACTTCCACCACCATCTTTGTCATGCATCCCTCTACCAACTGTCTAATTTTAAGGAATGTATAGTCCTCACTATCGATGGAGGAGGGGATGGATTATCAGCAACCGTTTCTATTGCAAATAAAAATGGCTTAGAAATTATTGCGCAGAGTGATTTGATAGATTCTGTTGGTGATTTCTACGCCTCAATAACTGAACTTCTTGGTTTTAAACCAATGGAGGATGAAGGTAAAGTTATGTGTCTTTCCTCCTATGACGGAAGTGACGATATTGATTTGAAGGTTATCGATTACAACCCAAAAACTAAATCTTTCAAAAATTATTTAGGCGTTATTGGGTATGAGGCAACAAAGGCATTAAAGAAACTCATTGGTTATGATGATTCGTTTGAATTTAAAGTTAGGGTTTCAAAATATGCTCAAAGGACTTTGGAAGATGTTGTTTTGAAGTTAATTAGGAGTTTTGTTGATGAAACTGGTATTGAGAATGTTGTTTTTAGTGGCGGGGTTGCTCAAAATGTCAAGTTGAATATGAAAGTTAATGAGATTGCAAACCTCTATATCCCCCCTTTTATGGGGGATGAAGGTTTATCTGTTGGGGCTCCCCTCTTAATGAAAAAATGCAGGATTGATTTAAAAAATACCTATTTGGGAATTGAAATAGATAACGATGAAATTGCCAATAAATTGGAAAGTGTTAAAGACAAATACAAAATAAGATATTTGGAAGAGGAAGAAATTCCAGAGGTTGTTGGAGATTTAATTGCAAATAATAAAATTGTCTGCATCTGTAGGGGAAAAATGGAGTTTGGACCAAGGGCGTTGGGGAATAGGAGTATAATTGCACTTCCAACAAAAGAAAATGCTGAAAAAATCAACAAAATACTTAAAAGAAGTGAATTTATGCCATTTGCCCCAACGATTTTGTATGAACATGTTGATGAATACTTAGAAAACCCTACATATAGCCCATTTATGACGATGTTGTTTAAAGTTAAAGAAGAAAGTAGGGAAAAAATTAATGGAGTTGTTCATGTTGACAATACAACAAGGCCACAAACGTTAAAAAGAGAGGTTAATCCTACATATTATGATATTATAAACCATGTTTTTGAGTCAAAAGGAGTTCCAGTTGTATTGAATACAAGTTTTAATATGCATGGAGAGCCAATTGTTGGAACAGTAGATGATGCTTTGAGGACATTTAGGTATGTTGGGGATGCTCTGTTGTTGGGAAACTATTTAATGGAGAAGATTTATATATAA
- a CDS encoding HesA/MoeB/ThiF family protein produces the protein MRYSRQILIKNFGEKGQEKLKNAKVAIVGVGGLGCAVSQYLAVAGIGELILIDYQTVEITNLNRQILYCEEDIGRLKVEVAKEKLKCLNPEVEIKIHPKKLKEEFIKDVDVVVDCLDNFEGRYLLNEICVRNRIPFVHGAVENMHGQITTIIPHETPCLRCIFNLKDRNETLPILGFAAGTVGTIQAGEVIKLLSGVGETLKNKLLIINLANNEFNILNLKKNPKCSICSNLEG, from the coding sequence ATGAGATACAGTAGGCAGATTCTTATAAAAAATTTTGGAGAGAAAGGGCAGGAAAAACTTAAAAATGCAAAGGTTGCCATTGTTGGTGTTGGAGGTTTGGGATGTGCGGTTTCTCAATATTTAGCAGTCGCTGGGATTGGAGAGTTGATTTTAATAGATTACCAAACAGTTGAGATAACAAACCTAAATAGGCAGATACTGTATTGCGAGGAGGATATTGGAAGATTAAAGGTTGAGGTGGCAAAAGAAAAATTAAAATGCCTAAACCCAGAGGTTGAGATAAAAATCCATCCCAAAAAGTTGAAAGAGGAATTTATTAAAGATGTTGATGTTGTTGTAGATTGCTTAGATAATTTTGAGGGGAGATATTTGCTGAATGAGATTTGCGTTAGAAATAGGATTCCATTTGTCCATGGTGCGGTAGAAAATATGCACGGGCAAATAACAACAATTATTCCACACGAAACCCCATGTTTAAGGTGTATATTCAACTTAAAGGATAGAAATGAAACTTTACCTATATTGGGCTTTGCTGCTGGAACTGTTGGGACTATTCAGGCGGGAGAGGTTATTAAATTACTTTCAGGAGTTGGAGAGACACTAAAAAATAAACTACTCATCATAAACCTTGCAAACAATGAATTTAATATATTAAATTTGAAAAAGAATCCAAAATGTTCTATTTGTTCAAACTTGGAGGGATAA
- a CDS encoding molybdenum cofactor biosynthesis protein MoaE codes for MIKITKEDFNVEEEVKKLVEKHKSIGGVVTFVGIVRNVGIKDGEEKEVEKLEFECYEKMAIKKLEEIREEAMKRYNIIDAIIIHRIGTLEVGEKIVLISVGAKHRKDAFLACEYLIDELKKVVPIWKKEFAKDGSYWVE; via the coding sequence ATGATTAAAATAACAAAAGAGGACTTCAACGTTGAGGAAGAAGTAAAAAAATTGGTTGAAAAGCATAAAAGCATAGGTGGAGTTGTGACATTTGTTGGGATTGTTAGGAATGTGGGCATTAAAGATGGGGAAGAGAAGGAAGTTGAGAAGTTGGAGTTTGAATGTTATGAAAAAATGGCGATAAAGAAGTTGGAAGAAATTAGGGAAGAAGCAATGAAAAGATATAATATAATTGATGCAATAATAATCCATAGAATTGGAACTTTAGAGGTCGGGGAAAAAATCGTCTTAATATCTGTTGGAGCAAAGCATAGAAAAGATGCATTCCTTGCTTGCGAGTATTTGATTGATGAGTTAAAAAAAGTTGTTCCAATATGGAAGAAGGAATTTGCTAAAGATGGTTCTTATTGGGTGGAATAA
- a CDS encoding UPF0280 family protein codes for MNLIEERIIIKETNMLLKVDDKKYIKLARNTILKERMQLENYILKNPIFLTTYEPIDVEEDAPKIVKLMAKSGKNANVGPMAAVAGTMSQLVMENLLKYNSKNIIAENGGDIALRCEKDIVVGLFAGASPLSGEVGFKLKKEKIKNGYGICTSSGTVGHSVSFGNADAVVVFAKESSIADAAATSIGNYAIGKEDEAINRCLEKAEEIENIDGVLVVVGKYTGKIGKIPQLVKTDKKAVLSEFFEMI; via the coding sequence ATGAATTTAATTGAGGAGAGAATAATAATAAAGGAAACAAACATGCTTTTGAAGGTAGATGATAAAAAATACATAAAATTGGCAAGAAACACAATCTTAAAAGAGAGGATGCAACTTGAAAACTACATATTAAAAAATCCCATATTTTTGACAACTTACGAGCCAATAGATGTGGAGGAAGATGCCCCAAAAATTGTAAAACTCATGGCAAAATCCGGTAAAAATGCAAATGTTGGACCAATGGCTGCAGTTGCAGGAACAATGAGTCAATTAGTAATGGAGAACTTATTAAAATACAACTCAAAGAATATCATTGCTGAAAATGGTGGGGATATAGCATTGAGGTGTGAGAAAGATATTGTTGTTGGGTTATTTGCTGGAGCATCCCCATTATCTGGCGAAGTTGGATTTAAATTGAAGAAGGAAAAAATTAAAAATGGATATGGCATCTGCACATCCTCTGGGACTGTAGGGCATTCAGTAAGTTTTGGAAATGCCGATGCAGTGGTTGTATTTGCAAAAGAAAGTAGTATAGCAGATGCAGCAGCAACAAGTATTGGAAACTATGCAATAGGAAAGGAAGATGAGGCAATAAATAGATGCTTAGAGAAGGCGGAGGAAATTGAGAATATTGATGGTGTTCTTGTGGTTGTTGGAAAATATACTGGAAAAATAGGAAAGATTCCGCAATTGGTTAAAACTGATAAAAAGGCAGTATTAAGCGAGTTTTTTGAGATGATATAA